One part of the Arthrobacter tumbae genome encodes these proteins:
- a CDS encoding dihydrodipicolinate synthase family protein — translation MTSLYLPTAAGSLERYELAPAREWARPTAPLTARHAYAAAHVIPEVTADNTPGAPAVLDWDTTLAYRRELWSYGLGVADAMDTAQRGMGLDWPATQELIRRSGAEAAAVVGSNADATRGKTVRDLLACGAGTDQLSIADLPSGRAGLNAVVEAYREQIKVVSDAGAKVILMASRALAAVAQSPADYQYVYGILLAEADEPVILHWLGTMFDPALDGYWGSNDVTAATDIFLDLIRAQPEKVDGVKVSLLDAAHETALRAVLPESVRLYTGDDFNYPELIHGDGTHYSDALLGIFAAIYPAASAALQAYDDGDTDRGRAILDSTRDLGKHIFSAPTFYYKTGIAFLSWVNGHQPGFQMVGGLHSGRSALHLADTFRLADKAGLLVDPDVAAHRFEWLLASYGVGA, via the coding sequence ATGACCTCGCTCTACCTCCCCACCGCGGCCGGCTCGCTTGAGCGTTACGAACTTGCGCCCGCCCGGGAATGGGCCAGGCCGACGGCGCCGCTCACCGCCCGGCACGCCTACGCCGCCGCGCACGTGATCCCAGAGGTCACGGCGGACAACACTCCAGGTGCCCCCGCCGTCCTCGACTGGGACACCACGCTCGCCTACCGCCGGGAGCTGTGGTCCTACGGACTCGGCGTCGCCGATGCCATGGACACCGCCCAGCGGGGCATGGGTCTGGACTGGCCGGCCACGCAGGAACTGATCCGCCGCTCCGGTGCCGAGGCAGCCGCCGTCGTCGGTTCGAATGCTGACGCGACGCGCGGCAAAACAGTCCGGGACCTGCTTGCCTGCGGTGCCGGCACCGACCAGCTCTCCATCGCGGACCTGCCGTCCGGGCGCGCCGGCCTGAACGCCGTCGTCGAGGCCTACCGGGAGCAGATCAAGGTGGTGTCCGACGCCGGCGCGAAGGTCATCCTCATGGCTTCCCGCGCACTCGCCGCTGTTGCCCAGAGCCCTGCGGACTACCAGTACGTCTACGGGATCCTGCTGGCCGAGGCTGACGAACCGGTCATTCTGCACTGGCTCGGTACCATGTTTGACCCTGCGCTTGACGGCTACTGGGGCAGCAACGACGTAACAGCAGCGACCGACATCTTCCTCGACCTCATCCGCGCGCAGCCGGAGAAGGTGGACGGCGTGAAGGTGTCCCTGCTCGACGCCGCCCACGAGACCGCCCTGCGTGCAGTGCTTCCGGAGAGCGTCCGGCTCTACACCGGCGATGACTTCAACTATCCGGAGCTCATCCACGGCGACGGCACGCACTACTCGGATGCGCTGCTGGGCATCTTCGCGGCGATCTACCCTGCCGCGTCGGCAGCCCTGCAGGCGTACGACGACGGCGATACGGACCGCGGGCGGGCCATCCTTGACTCCACCCGGGATCTCGGAAAGCACATCTTCAGTGCGCCGACGTTCTACTACAAGACCGGCATTGCCTTCCTGTCCTGGGTCAACGGGCACCAGCCCGGGTTCCAGATGGTGGGCGGCCTGCACTCCGGCCGTTCGGCGCTTCACCTGGCCGACACGTTCCGTCTTGCCGACAAGGCCGGGCTGCTCGTTGACCCGGATGTCGCCGCCCACCGCTTCGAGTGGCTGCTTGCCAGCTACGGGGTGGGCGCGTGA
- a CDS encoding mycothiol transferase translates to MSGSDVLVEAFGRIPDAVSRAVDGLDAGQLAYRPVLADGSGAPGNSVAWLVWHLTRVQDNHLADAADRDELWLTEGWAEKFGLDLPRDDTGYGHTPDDVEKVRVDSAGMLVEYHRAVHVRSMEFVENLSETDLDRIIDSSWDPPVTLRVRLVSVIEDCLQHAGQAAYLRGLLV, encoded by the coding sequence ATGAGTGGAAGCGACGTGCTTGTTGAGGCCTTCGGGCGAATCCCCGACGCGGTGTCCCGGGCGGTGGACGGCCTCGACGCCGGACAACTCGCCTACCGGCCGGTGCTTGCCGACGGTTCAGGCGCTCCCGGAAACAGTGTCGCCTGGCTGGTCTGGCATCTCACCCGGGTACAGGACAACCACCTGGCCGACGCCGCCGACCGCGATGAACTGTGGCTCACCGAGGGCTGGGCCGAGAAATTTGGTCTCGACCTGCCGCGGGATGACACCGGCTACGGCCACACGCCCGACGACGTGGAAAAGGTCCGCGTCGACTCCGCCGGGATGCTCGTCGAGTACCACCGGGCAGTACACGTTCGCAGCATGGAGTTCGTCGAGAATCTCAGTGAGACGGATCTGGACCGCATCATCGACTCGTCCTGGGACCCGCCGGTCACCCTGCGTGTCCGGTTGGTCAGCGTCATCGAGGACTGCCTGCAGCACGCGGGTCAGGCTGCCTACCTGCGCGGGCTGCTGGTGTGA
- a CDS encoding sugar phosphate isomerase/epimerase family protein, whose translation MSRLSLNTATTKNITLAEAVALTSEAGLSHIGLWRDRVAETGLDKAVRLVSEAGLTVSSLCRGGFLTAADEAGQAAALADNTQAIVEAATLGTRELIMVVGGLPAAGALSGGTAVDPSAPGAKDVAAARQRVADRIAELVPVAEEHNVRLVLEPLHPMYAADRAVLSTLGQALDMAAPFPAETVGVVVDTFHVWWDPALESSIQRAGAEGRLASYQVCDWNLPIAADALLSRGYMGDGYIDFETITRWVAATGYVGPVEVEIFNREIWDSPAAEVLATVKARYETLVEPHL comes from the coding sequence GTGAGCCGCCTCTCGCTGAACACAGCGACCACGAAGAACATCACCCTGGCGGAGGCGGTTGCGCTGACATCGGAGGCCGGGCTGTCGCATATCGGGCTCTGGCGTGACCGCGTGGCCGAGACCGGCCTGGACAAGGCTGTGCGGCTCGTTTCTGAAGCCGGCCTGACGGTTTCGAGCCTGTGCCGCGGCGGGTTCCTGACCGCAGCCGATGAAGCGGGCCAGGCAGCCGCCCTTGCCGACAACACCCAGGCGATTGTCGAAGCGGCAACGCTGGGCACCCGCGAGCTGATCATGGTGGTGGGTGGATTGCCCGCCGCCGGTGCGCTCAGCGGTGGAACCGCCGTCGATCCTTCCGCGCCGGGCGCGAAGGACGTCGCCGCTGCCCGCCAGCGCGTCGCCGACCGCATTGCCGAGCTGGTGCCGGTGGCTGAAGAGCACAACGTGCGCCTCGTCCTTGAGCCGCTGCACCCCATGTACGCGGCGGACCGGGCCGTGCTCTCGACGCTGGGCCAGGCGCTGGACATGGCGGCGCCGTTCCCTGCGGAAACCGTCGGCGTGGTCGTGGATACCTTCCATGTGTGGTGGGATCCGGCGCTCGAATCCTCGATTCAGCGTGCCGGGGCGGAGGGGCGTCTTGCGTCCTACCAGGTGTGTGACTGGAACCTGCCGATCGCCGCTGATGCGCTGCTCTCCCGCGGGTACATGGGTGACGGCTACATCGACTTCGAAACGATCACGCGCTGGGTTGCCGCGACCGGCTACGTAGGCCCGGTCGAGGTGGAAATCTTCAACCGGGAGATCTGGGATTCACCGGCCGCCGAGGTGCTGGCGACGGTCAAGGCCCGCTACGAAACCCTCGTGGAGCCGCACCTCTAG
- a CDS encoding MBL fold metallo-hydrolase, with the protein MSSDDDGAGLTSSGPLTRYRLAPNAGPMSLDGTNSYVLSAPDSRGVVVVDPGPLDEAHLAALQSAGPVELVLITHHHRDHTEASTRFHEMTGAPVRAFDPAYCHGGNSLADGEVLSAAGVRINVLATPGHTADSVCFHLPDDGPNGSVLTGDTILGRGTTVLSYPDGTLSDYLRSLETLESLGDAAMLPAHGPTHPNLGDIVRAYRTHRLERLDQVRAALLTLGLSVERADVGSVTDRVYAGVDPSVRRAAEHSVAAQLHYLREERSFHGTVAQPHAP; encoded by the coding sequence GTGTCCTCCGACGACGACGGCGCCGGGCTGACCTCCAGCGGACCGCTCACCCGCTACCGGCTCGCCCCCAATGCCGGGCCGATGAGCCTCGACGGCACCAACTCCTATGTTCTTTCCGCCCCGGATTCGCGGGGAGTGGTCGTGGTTGATCCCGGCCCACTCGACGAGGCCCACCTTGCCGCGCTGCAGTCTGCGGGACCGGTGGAGCTGGTGCTCATCACCCACCATCACCGGGATCACACGGAGGCCAGCACCCGCTTTCATGAGATGACCGGGGCACCGGTTCGCGCCTTCGACCCTGCCTACTGCCACGGCGGAAACTCACTCGCCGACGGTGAGGTCCTTTCCGCCGCCGGGGTGCGGATCAACGTCCTCGCTACGCCCGGACACACCGCTGATTCGGTGTGCTTCCACCTGCCCGACGACGGGCCCAACGGCTCCGTCCTCACGGGAGACACCATCCTCGGCCGTGGTACCACCGTGCTGAGCTACCCCGACGGGACGCTCAGTGACTACCTCCGGTCCCTCGAGACACTCGAGTCCCTCGGAGACGCCGCAATGCTGCCGGCGCACGGACCGACGCACCCGAACCTCGGGGACATTGTCCGCGCCTACCGCACGCACCGCCTGGAGCGGCTTGACCAGGTGCGCGCTGCGCTCCTGACGCTTGGCCTCTCAGTTGAGAGGGCCGACGTCGGCTCCGTCACCGACCGGGTGTACGCCGGGGTTGATCCTTCGGTGCGCCGCGCAGCGGAGCATTCGGTCGCGGCGCAGCTGCACTATCTGCGTGAGGAGCGTTCCTTCCACGGAACCGTTGCCCAGCCGCACGCGCCGTAG
- a CDS encoding alpha-ketoglutarate-dependent dioxygenase AlkB family protein: MATLLPRDPAVVAPGAVHIPDWLDFDRQRELIAACREWAGGPVPMRHTRMPNGSRMSVQTVCLGWHWVPYRYTKTADDAGGGQVAEFPSWLAELGRDAVEAAYGERDESYEPDAALINFYDAAAKMGMHQDKEEKSLEPVVSLSIGDSCVFRFGNTENRSKPWTDVRLESGDLFVFGGESRLAYHGVMKTFPGTADPALGLDGRLNITLRVTGL, encoded by the coding sequence ATGGCCACTCTCTTGCCGCGTGATCCCGCCGTCGTCGCTCCCGGTGCCGTGCACATTCCGGACTGGCTGGATTTCGACCGCCAGCGGGAACTCATCGCTGCATGCCGCGAGTGGGCCGGCGGGCCGGTGCCCATGCGGCACACCCGGATGCCCAACGGGTCCCGGATGTCGGTGCAGACAGTGTGCCTCGGTTGGCACTGGGTGCCCTACCGCTATACCAAAACAGCCGACGACGCCGGCGGTGGGCAGGTCGCCGAGTTCCCTTCGTGGCTCGCTGAGTTGGGGAGGGACGCCGTCGAAGCCGCTTACGGAGAACGCGACGAGTCCTATGAACCCGACGCCGCGCTGATCAACTTCTACGACGCCGCAGCCAAGATGGGCATGCACCAGGACAAGGAGGAGAAGTCCCTTGAACCCGTGGTGTCCCTGAGCATCGGAGACAGTTGCGTGTTCCGGTTCGGGAACACCGAGAACCGGAGCAAGCCGTGGACCGACGTGCGGCTGGAGTCGGGGGACCTGTTTGTCTTCGGCGGGGAGTCGCGGCTGGCGTACCACGGGGTGATGAAGACGTTTCCGGGAACAGCCGATCCAGCACTGGGACTGGACGGCCGGCTCAACATCACGCTGCGGGTGACGGGGCTCTGA
- a CDS encoding phosphoribosyltransferase: MHLKHNEPARYADREDAGWQLAAALRPVLNDVEPLVLGLPRGGVPVAGVVAEALGAPLDVVMVRKVGVPEFPELAMGAVASIGGTLETVRNAKVLADVRNADAAFARVAEREQEELARRELLYREGLAPLAVAGATVVVIDDGVATGATMLAAVAALRAAGAGRIVAAAPVFLASAAETVHGSVDELVNPWSATDLPAVGSAYRSFEQVPDAEVRRLLQNARGRSLGTMTDYSELPESYRAYLAGLDDSTAAAVLPVFKQAVAGGEHGVLITTNLGPDTQAEVSGEVPFGEVRETVR; the protein is encoded by the coding sequence ATGCATCTCAAGCACAATGAACCCGCACGTTACGCGGACCGCGAAGACGCCGGCTGGCAGCTTGCGGCCGCCCTACGGCCTGTTCTGAACGATGTCGAACCGCTAGTGCTCGGCCTTCCGCGGGGTGGGGTCCCGGTTGCGGGGGTGGTGGCGGAAGCGCTCGGCGCACCCTTGGACGTCGTCATGGTGCGCAAGGTCGGCGTTCCTGAGTTTCCTGAATTGGCGATGGGAGCGGTGGCCTCGATCGGCGGCACCCTTGAAACCGTCCGCAACGCGAAGGTGCTCGCCGATGTCAGGAATGCAGACGCGGCCTTCGCCCGGGTTGCCGAGCGTGAGCAGGAGGAACTCGCGCGCCGCGAACTCCTCTACCGCGAGGGGCTGGCCCCGCTGGCGGTAGCCGGAGCAACGGTGGTGGTCATTGACGACGGCGTTGCCACCGGTGCCACGATGCTCGCGGCCGTTGCGGCGCTCCGGGCAGCGGGAGCCGGCCGGATCGTTGCGGCCGCGCCGGTCTTCCTTGCGTCCGCCGCTGAGACGGTCCATGGGTCGGTTGACGAATTGGTGAACCCCTGGTCGGCCACCGACCTACCTGCGGTCGGCAGCGCCTACCGCAGCTTCGAGCAGGTCCCCGACGCGGAGGTTCGGCGGTTGTTGCAGAACGCACGCGGGCGTAGTTTGGGGACCATGACCGATTATTCAGAGCTTCCCGAGTCCTACCGCGCCTACCTCGCAGGTCTCGATGACAGTACGGCCGCCGCCGTTCTGCCCGTCTTCAAGCAGGCCGTGGCCGGTGGGGAGCACGGTGTCCTGATCACCACCAACCTCGGTCCCGACACACAGGCCGAGGTCTCTGGCGAGGTACCCTTCGGCGAGGTCCGCGAGACAGTCAGGTAG
- a CDS encoding thiamine pyrophosphate-requiring protein has translation MGDRLVADGIVERLTAWGVDRVFGYSGDGINPVLGALRRAGSPAFIQARHEENAAFMAVGHAKYTGRVGVVLSTQGPGAVHLLNGLYDARMDSVPVVALVGQQSQTVLGSAYQQEIDLQSLFKDVASGFRQQVNSPDQAPMVIDRAFKAALATRSPAVVILPHDVQQEPAPELEHEHGVIPSAPLWSRGTVIPQEQDVHDAAALLNAGSKLALLVGQGARGAQAEVAALAEKLGAAVVTSLLGKPYVDEAMPWAAGTMGHLGTSASGWAMAHCDTLLIIGSNDPWTEFYPPPGAARAVQIDSDAKAIGNRYPVEVAVTGDAAESLRALLPRVHERLGWRADVERHVDVWRSLSEARALTAADPVNPERAVRELNGRLPENAQVAVDVGSCVYWYARQLHLPPDVPAHLSSTLASMGCGLPYGLAAKLAAPDRPLVVLTGDGGFQMTGMAELITVSRLWKSWTNPVFAICILNNLDLAEVSWEQRETESEPRFEDSQQLPDVDYSGYAKLLGLDGERVDSADDVGPAWDRALAGDRPYVLDIRTDADVPLLPPFPAGRKLAESMEEALKAEGNTHALELLREYVRLEAEAHTQD, from the coding sequence ATGGGGGACCGGCTGGTAGCTGACGGCATTGTTGAGCGGTTGACGGCGTGGGGCGTCGACCGCGTGTTCGGTTACAGCGGTGACGGGATCAACCCGGTGCTCGGCGCGCTCCGGCGTGCCGGGTCGCCGGCGTTTATCCAGGCCCGCCACGAGGAGAACGCCGCCTTCATGGCGGTTGGCCATGCCAAGTACACCGGCCGGGTAGGCGTTGTGCTCTCCACGCAGGGGCCGGGAGCCGTGCACCTGCTCAACGGCCTGTATGACGCACGGATGGACAGCGTGCCCGTGGTCGCGTTGGTGGGGCAGCAGAGCCAGACCGTACTGGGCTCGGCCTACCAGCAGGAGATCGACCTGCAGAGCCTGTTCAAGGACGTCGCATCCGGGTTTCGGCAGCAGGTCAACAGCCCGGACCAGGCGCCCATGGTGATTGACCGGGCCTTCAAGGCGGCCCTCGCAACCCGGTCACCCGCCGTCGTCATCCTGCCCCACGACGTGCAGCAGGAGCCCGCGCCTGAGCTGGAACACGAGCACGGAGTCATTCCCTCCGCCCCGCTCTGGAGCCGTGGGACGGTGATCCCGCAGGAGCAGGACGTGCACGACGCCGCCGCCCTCCTCAATGCCGGATCGAAGCTTGCGCTGCTGGTCGGGCAGGGCGCGCGGGGTGCGCAGGCAGAGGTGGCTGCGCTCGCGGAGAAGCTGGGCGCCGCCGTCGTCACCAGCCTGCTCGGCAAACCGTACGTGGACGAGGCCATGCCCTGGGCGGCCGGGACCATGGGCCATTTGGGAACGAGCGCCAGCGGGTGGGCCATGGCGCACTGCGACACCCTGCTGATCATCGGATCCAACGATCCCTGGACCGAGTTCTACCCGCCGCCGGGGGCCGCCCGCGCGGTGCAGATCGACAGCGACGCCAAGGCCATCGGGAATCGCTACCCGGTGGAGGTGGCGGTGACGGGAGATGCCGCCGAGTCACTCCGGGCGCTTCTGCCGCGTGTCCACGAGCGCCTCGGGTGGCGTGCCGACGTTGAACGTCATGTCGACGTCTGGCGGAGTCTGAGCGAGGCCCGCGCACTGACGGCTGCCGATCCGGTGAACCCCGAACGCGCTGTCCGCGAGCTGAACGGACGGCTCCCGGAGAACGCGCAAGTGGCGGTCGACGTCGGCAGTTGCGTCTACTGGTACGCCCGGCAGCTGCACCTGCCGCCGGATGTGCCGGCGCACCTCTCGAGCACGCTCGCGAGCATGGGCTGCGGCCTTCCCTACGGTCTCGCCGCGAAGCTTGCGGCGCCGGACCGGCCGCTGGTGGTCCTCACGGGCGACGGCGGCTTCCAGATGACCGGGATGGCCGAGCTCATCACCGTCAGCCGGCTCTGGAAGTCCTGGACGAACCCGGTGTTCGCGATCTGCATTCTCAACAACCTCGACCTGGCCGAAGTCAGCTGGGAGCAACGAGAAACCGAGTCGGAACCGCGCTTCGAGGACAGCCAGCAACTGCCTGACGTGGACTATTCGGGGTACGCGAAGCTGCTGGGCCTGGACGGGGAACGGGTGGACTCAGCCGATGACGTCGGGCCGGCGTGGGACCGCGCGCTCGCCGGCGACCGACCCTATGTGCTGGATATCCGCACGGACGCCGATGTGCCGTTGCTTCCGCCCTTCCCCGCCGGCCGGAAGCTGGCCGAGTCGATGGAGGAGGCCCTGAAAGCCGAGGGGAACACCCACGCCCTGGAGCTGCTTCGCGAGTATGTGCGGCTGGAGGCAGAGGCACATACTCAGGATTGA
- a CDS encoding baeRF2 domain-containing protein: MTSTLHTLADVYRKPGPWVTIYTNASTGTVDSLHADDVRPDNIAKALEEAGATKDDRKAVAEALRQSAMGLPDPVARLIVVANGSVELDEFLPGPLALPEFTSVNGAPNLCPLLWHRPDDFAYVVAEVGRDGGEIHLRRANGLQDDDMTHIEGDTENLKKVPSGGWSQGRYQHRTENIWKANASDIAGEIDKVVRSSRARLLVVAGDIRARNLVAEQLSEQSKDVLTVVESHSRTEGADKEAYAQEINKRVAECIARRQAQLLERLNNQKGRANPESTEGIGSVVHALQQAQVDTLFLESQGLNGHRLLALGSEPWTAEIDGETAGAPVLGEVPAPSSLLRAAVLTDAEVALFPSGALDGGPVAALLRWPVGPTVPTAG, translated from the coding sequence GTGACCAGCACCCTGCACACGCTTGCAGATGTCTATCGGAAGCCCGGACCCTGGGTGACCATCTATACGAATGCGAGCACCGGTACTGTCGATTCGCTCCACGCCGACGACGTCCGGCCTGACAATATCGCCAAGGCACTCGAGGAAGCGGGCGCCACCAAGGATGACCGCAAGGCCGTCGCGGAGGCGCTCCGCCAGTCGGCGATGGGCCTGCCGGACCCGGTGGCGCGTCTGATCGTGGTGGCGAACGGTTCGGTGGAACTGGATGAGTTCCTGCCCGGGCCCCTCGCCCTGCCGGAGTTCACGTCGGTGAACGGGGCGCCGAACCTGTGCCCGCTGCTGTGGCACCGTCCGGACGACTTCGCCTACGTTGTGGCTGAAGTGGGCCGCGACGGCGGTGAGATCCACCTGCGCCGCGCGAACGGCCTGCAGGATGACGACATGACGCACATCGAGGGAGATACGGAGAACCTCAAAAAGGTCCCGAGCGGCGGCTGGTCGCAGGGCCGCTACCAGCACCGCACCGAGAACATCTGGAAGGCGAACGCCTCGGACATCGCCGGCGAGATCGACAAGGTCGTCCGCAGCAGCCGCGCGCGGCTGCTGGTAGTCGCCGGTGACATTCGTGCCCGGAACCTCGTGGCCGAACAGCTGAGCGAGCAGTCCAAGGACGTCCTTACCGTCGTCGAAAGCCACAGCCGTACAGAGGGAGCGGACAAGGAAGCGTATGCACAGGAAATCAACAAGCGGGTAGCCGAATGCATCGCCCGCCGGCAGGCACAACTGCTCGAACGGCTCAATAACCAGAAGGGACGCGCCAACCCTGAGTCAACCGAGGGGATCGGCTCTGTGGTGCACGCGCTGCAGCAGGCACAGGTGGACACGCTCTTTCTTGAAAGCCAGGGCCTCAACGGCCACCGGCTGCTGGCCCTGGGGTCGGAGCCCTGGACCGCCGAGATCGACGGGGAAACCGCAGGTGCGCCTGTGCTGGGGGAGGTGCCGGCGCCGTCGTCGTTGTTGCGTGCTGCGGTACTGACTGACGCCGAAGTGGCGCTGTTCCCTTCCGGCGCTCTCGACGGCGGACCTGTGGCAGCGCTGCTGCGCTGGCCCGTCGGGCCAACGGTACCGACAGCCGGCTGA
- a CDS encoding phosphatase PAP2 family protein: MSFQDPENEDHHVGTRDLTRWTTPVGRFLVTCVRAVAQWIGPRWALLLLLAVGIGAAVSLTVASAEVYEAVSDEDGIAALDQPALDAALTMRSPWLNDAITAYTHIGGPIGMPILALGATLALVVARRSYTPLILTVIAAGGSLLMTVLSKDAIGRLRPDREFAVPPYEISASFPSGHTLNAVVVSGILAYLLVLRQHSKRVRALTVTVAILFAFTMGLSRVYLGHHWVTDVAVAWTLGLAWLALVITAHRLLLTFRNYRRKRRA; encoded by the coding sequence ATGTCATTCCAGGACCCGGAGAACGAAGACCATCACGTCGGTACCCGCGATCTGACCCGGTGGACTACCCCGGTCGGCCGGTTCCTGGTCACGTGCGTCCGGGCAGTGGCGCAGTGGATCGGACCGCGCTGGGCGCTCCTGCTGCTGCTCGCGGTAGGCATCGGGGCTGCTGTATCGCTTACGGTCGCGTCCGCGGAGGTCTACGAAGCAGTGTCGGATGAAGACGGGATTGCTGCCCTCGATCAACCCGCCCTCGATGCCGCGCTCACCATGCGATCGCCATGGCTGAACGACGCAATCACGGCTTACACGCATATCGGTGGCCCAATCGGCATGCCGATTCTCGCCCTCGGCGCAACACTTGCCCTCGTTGTGGCGCGGCGATCATACACGCCGCTGATCCTCACGGTCATAGCAGCCGGAGGCTCCCTGCTGATGACGGTCCTGAGCAAGGACGCTATCGGGCGGTTGCGGCCCGACCGTGAGTTCGCGGTGCCGCCGTACGAGATCTCGGCGTCGTTCCCGAGCGGACATACACTGAATGCCGTTGTCGTCTCGGGGATCCTGGCGTACCTTCTGGTGCTGCGTCAGCATTCGAAGCGCGTGCGTGCCCTCACCGTCACCGTTGCCATCCTCTTCGCTTTCACGATGGGCCTCTCACGTGTGTACCTCGGGCATCACTGGGTCACCGATGTCGCGGTGGCCTGGACGCTGGGGCTGGCGTGGCTGGCCCTTGTCATCACGGCGCACCGACTGTTGCTCACGTTCCGGAATTACCGGCGGAAGCGACGGGCGTAG
- a CDS encoding Gfo/Idh/MocA family protein, whose product MNGITGRMGYRQHLLRSILPIRDQGGVTLADGSKVQVEPILVGRNEAKIRDLAQQHKVEHWTTDLDGIIADPTVDVVFDASMTSLRAETLKKAMAAGKHIYTEKPTAETLAEAVELARIAQEAGVTAGVVHDKLYLPGLVKLRRLVDEGFFGRILSLRGEFGYWVFEGDHQAAQRPSWNYRKEDGGGMTTDMFCHWNYVLEGIIGKVKTVNANTVTHIPARWDEQGKEYKATADDAAYGIFELETPSGDHVLAQINSSWAVRVYRDELVEFQIDGTHGSAVAGLNKCVAQQRAHTPKPVWNPDLPVTESFRDQWQEVPANAELDNGFKLQWEEFLRDVSAGREHRFGLLSAARGVQLAELGLQSSAERRTFDIPEITL is encoded by the coding sequence ATGAATGGCATCACCGGCCGGATGGGCTACCGGCAGCACCTGCTGCGCTCCATCCTGCCGATCCGCGACCAGGGGGGCGTCACCCTCGCCGACGGCTCAAAAGTGCAGGTTGAGCCCATCCTCGTAGGACGCAACGAAGCGAAAATCCGCGACCTGGCACAGCAGCACAAGGTTGAGCACTGGACCACGGACCTGGACGGGATCATCGCCGACCCCACCGTCGACGTCGTCTTCGATGCCTCCATGACCTCGCTGCGCGCGGAAACCCTCAAGAAGGCCATGGCCGCCGGCAAGCACATCTACACGGAGAAGCCCACGGCCGAGACCCTCGCCGAGGCCGTGGAGCTTGCCCGCATTGCGCAGGAAGCCGGGGTCACCGCCGGTGTTGTCCACGACAAGCTGTACCTGCCGGGCCTGGTGAAGCTGCGCCGGCTCGTCGATGAAGGCTTCTTCGGCCGCATCCTCTCGCTGCGCGGAGAGTTCGGCTACTGGGTGTTCGAGGGCGACCACCAGGCGGCCCAGCGCCCCTCGTGGAACTATCGCAAGGAAGACGGCGGCGGCATGACCACTGACATGTTCTGCCACTGGAACTACGTGCTCGAGGGCATCATCGGCAAGGTCAAAACCGTCAACGCCAACACCGTCACCCACATCCCCGCCCGCTGGGATGAGCAGGGCAAGGAATACAAGGCAACGGCCGACGACGCCGCTTATGGCATCTTCGAACTGGAGACACCCAGTGGCGACCACGTATTGGCGCAGATCAACTCCTCCTGGGCCGTGCGCGTCTACCGCGACGAGCTCGTCGAGTTCCAGATCGACGGAACGCACGGCTCAGCCGTCGCCGGGCTGAACAAGTGCGTTGCCCAGCAGCGTGCGCACACCCCCAAGCCGGTCTGGAACCCGGACCTGCCCGTCACGGAGTCGTTCCGCGACCAGTGGCAGGAAGTGCCCGCCAACGCCGAACTGGACAACGGCTTCAAGCTGCAGTGGGAAGAGTTCCTCCGCGACGTTTCCGCCGGCCGCGAGCACCGTTTCGGGCTGCTCTCCGCAGCGCGCGGCGTCCAGCTCGCCGAGCTTGGCCTGCAGTCCTCGGCCGAGCGCCGTACGTTCGACATCCCGGAGATCACGCTATGA